In Salmo salar chromosome ssa03, Ssal_v3.1, whole genome shotgun sequence, a single genomic region encodes these proteins:
- the LOC106601675 gene encoding LOW QUALITY PROTEIN: uncharacterized protein (The sequence of the model RefSeq protein was modified relative to this genomic sequence to represent the inferred CDS: inserted 1 base in 1 codon; added 44 bases not found in genome assembly): MRVVECVFLLALITAVQGQSLTSSEPLVKSPGESVTLYCTVSGLPLSWLHWIRQKPGKGLEWIGRIDSGTGTIFSQSLQGQFTITKDNSKKQLYLEVKSLKTEDSAVYYCARGGYGGSDYFDYWGKGTMVTVSTASSTAPTLFPLAQCGSGTGDMVTLGCIATGFTPASLTFKWNEQGGNSLTDFVQYPAVQTSGSYMGVSQLRVKRADWDSKIFECAVEHSAGSKTVPLKKQVQRVIPPNITLYPLWEELEGGSKVGLLCILSGFYPDKLSVEWLLDDKTATTSPVQRKLQSVEGEEKTFSLNSQLELDQGQWTQGSEVTCKATHNAAQGPPPGTTVSRTISICSAFPSSTPSIHLETPRFRTVMTQTEVTATCVVHSAYDAKVAWLLDGKDPTSRTPVNQASSTTQSISSNLTLPSSQWKTLNTITCRAEHRCFNRTQRTSNVKGPAVSSTPTVLIRRSLPDLLDGDSAVLECAITQLSSSDIYVTFQANGVDFPEKQYVDLPASKDHHSLTRRFSIPTSHWKKDNTFTCKVNQGYSNSWVSNSTGTLFGEPSMELLLVPNEELSGSGTQKLMCSGRGFNPQIKWLSGSNQRSAADNERRMREDGHVAVTSHITVTQQEWNEGKDFICEVIDKDLQKTVRKSTSLCTAFPSSTPSIHLETPRFRTVMTQTEVTATCVVHSAYDAKVSWLLDGKDPTSRTPVNQASSTTQSISSNLTLPSSQWKTLNTITCRAEHRCFNRTQRTSNVKGPAVSSTPTVLIRRSLPDLLDGDSAVLECAITQLSSSDIYVTFQANGVDFPEKQYVDLPASKDHHSLTRRFSIPTSHWKKDNTFTCKVNQGYSNSWVSNSTGTLFGEPSMELFLVPNEELSGSGTQKLMCSGRGFNPQIKWLSGSNQRSAADNERRMREDGHVAVTSHITVTQQEWNEGKDFICEVIDKDLQKTVRKSTSLCTAFPSSTPSLHLETPRFMTVMTQTEVTATCVVHSAYDAKVSWLLDGKDPTSRTPVNQASSTTQSISSNLTLPSSQWKTLNTITCRAEHRCFNRTQRTSNVKGPAVSSTPTVLIRRSLPDLLDGDSAVLECAITQLSSSDIYVTFQANGVDFPEKQYVDLPASKDHHSLTRRFSIPTSHWKKDNTFTCKVNQGYSNSWVSNSTGTLFGEPSMELFLVPNEELSGSGTQKLMCSGRGFNPQIKWLSGSNQRSAADNERRMREDGHVAVTSHITVTQQEWNEGKDFICEVIDKDLQKTVRKSTSLCTAFPSSTPSLHLETPRFMTVMTQTEVTATCVVHSAYDAKVSWLLDGKDPTSRTPVNQASSTTQSISSNLTLPSSQWKTLNTITCRAEHRCFNRTQRTSNVKGPAVSSTPTVLIRRSLPDLLDGDSAVLECAITQLSSSDLYVTFQANGVDFPEKQYVDLPASKDHHSLTRRFSIPTSHWKKDNTFTCKVNQGYSNSWVSNSTGTLFGEPSMELFLVPNEELSGSGTQKLMCSGRGFNPQIKWLSGSNQRSAADNERRMREDGHVAVTSHITVTQQEWNEGKDFICEVIDKDLQKTVRKSTSLCTAFPSSTPSLHLETPRFMTVMTQTEVTATCVVHSAYDAKVSWLLDGKDPTSRTPVNQASSTTQSISSNLTLPSSQWKTLNTITCRAEHRCFNRTQRTSNVKGPAVSSTPTVLIRRSLPDLLDGDSAVLECAITQLSSSDLYVTFQANGVDFPEKQYVDLPASKDHHSLTRRFSIPTSHWKKDNTFTCKVNQGYSNSWVSNSTGTLFGEPSMELLLVPNEELSGSGTQKLMCSGRGFNPQIKWLSGSNQXSAADNERRMREDGHVAVTSHITVTQQEWNEGKDFICEVIDKDLQKTVRKSTSLCTAFPSSTPSIHLETPRFRTVMTQTEVTATCVVHSAYDTKVSWLLDGKDPTSRTPVNQASSTTQSISSNLTLPSSQWKTLNTITCRAEHRCFNRTQRTSNVKGPAVSSTPTVLIRRSLPDLLDGDSAVLECAITQLSSSDLYVTFQANGVDFPEKQYVDLPASKDHHSLTRRFSIPTSHWKKDNTFTCKVNQGYSNSWVSNSTGTLFGEPSMELLLVPNEELSGSGTQKLMCSGRGFNPQIKWLSVSAAAYEIRMGEDERVAVTSHITVTQQEWNQGKNFTCEVIDKYLQKEDLQKVRKSINICAVTPISSQKVGVYLQGPTLQELRTGGQVPVTCLLVGPSLGDFSVSWKVDGFVASQGGVTRAPKDHSNGTQTEQIMFNVSARDWHAHKLVSCEVKHRCSSQAQVEHITKCRDPKPPSIKIVRPSDSDLWGSNNATLLCLVSGFFPSDVIVNWEKAGSRLPFSRYSSIPSFLYAGSSTYSMNSRLIVPRSEWDQNSNYSCAVRHESSERPITHTIENVFGSVTPSAPTATLLQGPSELVCLVLGFSPSDINITWLLDNVTELWNNNTSTTYRAPGGKFGIRSHLSLAHQDWTPGAVYTCRVTHTTQTLALNISKPELLGVEGVFFDENRSDPILADTAEENWNMACIFLVLFLISLLYSITVTLVKTK, encoded by the exons ACTACTTTGACTACTGGGGGAAAGGGACCATGGTGACCGTGTCCACAg CCTCATCAACTGCTCCGACTTTGTTCCCTCTTGCGCAATGTGGCTCCGGGACCGGAGATATGGTGACTCTGGGTTGCATTGCCACTGGCTTCACGCCTGCCTCCCTCACCTTCAAATGGAATGAACAAGGCGGAAATTCCCTGACTGATTTCGTTCAGTACCCTGCGGTCCAAACCAGTGGAAGCTACATGGGAGTCAGTCAACTCCGTGTAAAGAGAGCAGACTGggacagtaaaatctttgaatgcGCCGTGGAACATTCAGCTGGTTCAAAGACTGTACCATTGAAGAAACAAG TGCAGCGGGTCATTCCTCCAAATATCACCCTGTATCCTCTCTGGGAGGAACTGGAGGGAGGATCGAAGGTGGGACTCCTCTGCATTCTGAGTGGATTCTACCCTGACAAGCTGAGTGTGGAGTGGCTGCTGGATGACAAAACTGCGACCACCTCTCCAGTCCAGCGGAAGCTGCAGAGTGTAGAAGGTGAGGAGAAAACTTTCAGCCTGAACAGCCAGCTGGAGCTGGACCAGGGCCAATGGACTCAAGGGTCAGAGGTCACATGCAAGGCCACCCACAATGCAGCACAAGGACCACCTCCAGGAACAACAGTCTCCAGGACCATTAGCATTTGCTCAG CTTTTCCCTCGTCTACTCCATCCATCCACCTGGAGACCCCCAGGTTCAGGACAGTGATGACACAGACTGAGGTAACAGCTACATGTGTGGTCCACTCTGCGTATGACGCCAAAGTGGCCTGGCTTCTGGATGGAAAGGACCCAACCAGCAGGACCCCAGTGAACCAGGCCAGCAGCACAACTCAGAGCATCAGCAGTAACCTGACTCTTCCCTCAAGCCAATGGAAAACCCTGAACACAATAACATGCAGAGCTGAACATCGCTGCTTCAACCGCACACAGAGGACCAGCAATGTTAAAG GACCTGCAGTGAGCAGCACTCCCACAGTTCTGATCAGGAGGTCTCTCCCAGACTTACTGGATGGAGACAGTGCTGTGCTGGAGTGTGCCATCACACAACTCTCCTCCAGTGACATCTACGTCACCTTTCAGGCCAATGGGGTTGATTTCCCTGAGAAACAGTATGTTGATCTGCCTGCCTCCAAAGACCACCATTCACTCACCAGACGGTTCTCTATACCCACATCACACTGGAAGAAAGACAACACTTTCACCTGTAAAGTGAACCAAGGCTACTCCAACAGCTGGGTGTCTAACTCCACAGGAACACTTTTTG GTGAACCGTCCATGGAACTCCTTCTAGTCCCCAATGAGGAGCTGTCAGGCTCAGGGACCCAGAAACTCATGTGTTCTGGGCGGGGCTTCAACCCTCAGATCAAGTGGCTGTCTGGATCTAATCAGAGGTCTGCAGCAGACAATGAGAGAAGGATGAGGGAAGACGGACATGTGGCAGTAACCAGTCATATCACAGTAACACAGCAGGAGTGGAATGAGGGGAAGGACTTCATCTGTGAGGTCATAGACAAAGATCTTCAGAAAACTGTCAGGAAGAGCACCAGTTTATGCACAG CTTTTCCCTCGTCTACTCCATCCATCCACCTGGAGACCCCCAGGTTCAGGACAGTGATGACACAGACTGAGGTAACAGCTACATGTGTGGTCCACTCTGCGTATGACGCCAAAGTGTCCTGGCTTCTGGATGGAAAAGACCCAACCAGCAGGACCCCAGTGAACCAGGCCAGCAGCACAACTCAGAGCATCAGCAGTAACCTGACTCTTCCCTCAAGCCAATGGAAAACCCTGAACACAATAACATGCAGAGCTGAACATCGCTGCTTCAACCGCACACAGAGGACCAGCAATGTTAAAG GACCTGCAGTGAGCAGCACTCCCACAGTTCTGATCAGGAGGTCTCTCCCAGACTTACTGGATGGAGACAGTGCTGTGCTGGAGTGTGCCATCACACAACTCTCCTCCAGTGACATCTACGTCACCTTTCAGGCCAATGGGGTTGATTTCCCTGAGAAACAGTATGTTGATCTGCCTGCCTCCAAAGACCACCATTCACTCACCAGACGGTTCTCTATACCCACATCACACTGGAAGAAAGACAACACTTTCACCTGTAAAGTGAACCAAGGCTACTCCAACAGCTGGGTGTCTAACTCCACAGGAACACTTTTTG GTGAACCGTCCATGGAACTTTTTCTAGTCCCCAATGAGGAGCTGTCAGGCTCAGGGACCCAGAAACTCATGTGTTCTGGGCGGGGCTTCAACCCTCAGATCAAGTGGCTGTCTGGATCTAATCAGAGGTCTGCAGCAGACAATGAGAGAAGGATGAGGGAAGACGGACATGTGGCAGTAACCAGTCATATCACAGTAACACAGCAGGAGTGGAATGAGGGGAAGGACTTCATCTGTGAGGTCATAGACAAAGATCTTCAGAAAACTGTCAGGAAGAGCACCAGTTTATGCACAG CTTTTCCCTCGTctactccatccctccacctgGAGACCCCCAGATTCATGACAGTGATGACACAGACTGAGGTAACAGCTACATGTGTGGTCCACTCTGCGTATGACGCCAAAGTGTCCTGGCTTCTGGATGGAAAAGACCCAACCAGCAGGACCCCAGTGAACCAGGCCAGCAGCACAACTCAGAGCATCAGCAGTAACCTGACTCTTCCCTCAAGCCAATGGAAAACCCTGAACACAATAACATGCAGAGCTGAACATCGCTGCTTCAACCGCACACAGAGGACCAGCAATGTTAAAG gacCTGCAGTGAGCAGCACTCCCACAGTTTTGATCAGGAGGTCTCTCCCAGACTTACTGGATGGAGACAGTGCTGTGCTGGAGTGTGCCATCACACAACTCTCCTCCAGTGACATCTACGTCACCTTTCAGGCCAATGGGGTTGATTTCCCTGAGAAACAGTATGTTGATCTGCCTGCCTCCAAAGACCACCATTCACTCACCAGACGGTTCTCTATACCCACATCACACTGGAAGAAAGACAACACTTTCACCTGTAAAGTGAACCAAGGCTACTCCAACAGCTGGGTGTCTAACTCCACAGGAACACTTTTTG GTGAACCGTCCATGGAACTTTTTCTAGTCCCCAATGAGGAGCTGTCAGGCTCAGGGACCCAGAAACTCATGTGTTCTGGGCGGGGCTTCAACCCTCAGATCAAGTGGCTGTCTGGATCTAATCAGAGGTCTGCAGCAGACAATGAGAGAAGGATGAGGGAAGACGGACATGTGGCAGTAACCAGTCATATCACAGTAACACAGCAGGAGTGGAATGAGGGGAAGGACTTCATCTGTGAGGTCATAGACAAAGATCTTCAGAAAACTGTCAGGAAGAGCACCAGTTTATGCACAG CTTTTCCCTCGTctactccatccctccacctgGAGACCCCCAGATTCATGACAGTGATGACACAGACTGAGGTAACAGCTACATGTGTGGTCCACTCTGCGTATGACGCCAAAGTGTCCTGGCTTCTGGATGGAAAAGACCCAACCAGCAGGACCCCAGTGAACCAGGCCAGCAGCACAACTCAGAGCATCAGCAGTAACCTGACTCTTCCCTCAAGCCAATGGAAAACCCTGAACACAATAACATGCAGAGCTGAACATCGCTGCTTCAACCGCACACAGAGGACCAGCAATGTTAAAG gacCTGCAGTGAGCAGCACTCCCACAGTTCTGATCAGGAGGTCTCTCCCAGACTTACTGGATGGAGACAGTGCTGTGCTGGAGTGTGCCATCACACAACTCTCCTCCAGTGACCTCTACGTCACCTTTCAGGCCAATGGTGTTGATTTCCCTGAGAAACAGTATGTTGATCTGCCTGCCTCCAAAGACCACCATTCACTCACCAGACGGTTCTCTATACCCACATCACACTGGAAGAAAGACAACACTTTCACCTGTAAAGTGAACCAAGGCTACTCCAACAGCTGGGTGTCTAACTCCACAGGAACACTTTTTG GTGAACCGTCCATGGAACTTTTTCTAGTCCCCAATGAGGAGCTGTCAGGCTCAGGGACCCAGAAACTCATGTGTTCTGGGCGGGGCTTCAACCCTCAGATCAAGTGGCTGTCTGGATCTAATCAGAGGTCTGCAGCAGACAATGAGAGAAGGATGAGGGAAGACGGACATGTGGCAGTAACCAGTCATATCACAGTAACACAGCAGGAGTGGAATGAGGGGAAGGACTTCATCTGTGAGGTCATAGACAAAGATCTTCAGAAAACTGTCAGGAAGAGCACCAGTTTATGCACAG CTTTTCCCTCGTctactccatccctccacctgGAGACCCCCAGGTTCATGACAGTGATGACACAGACTGAGGTAACAGCTACATGTGTGGTCCACTCTGCGTATGACGCCAAAGTGTCCTGGCTTCTGGATGGAAAAGACCCAACCAGCAGGACCCCAGTGAACCAGGCCAGCAGCACAACTCAGAGCATCAGCAGTAACCTGACTCTTCCCTCAAGCCAATGGAAAACCCTGAACACAATAACATGCAGAGCTGAACATCGCTGCTTCAACCGCACACAGAGGACCAGCAATGTTAAAG GACCTGCAGTGAGCAGCACTCCCACAGTTCTGATCAGGAGGTCTCTCCCAGACTTACTGGATGGAGACAGTGCTGTGCTGGAGTGTGCCATCACACAACTCTCCTCCAGTGACCTCTACGTCACCTTTCAGGCCAATGGTGTTGATTTCCCTGAGAAACAGTATGTTGATCTGCCTGCCTCCAAAGACCACCATTCACTCACCAGACGGTTCTCTATACCCACATCACACTGGAAGAAAGACAACACTTTCACCTGTAAAGTGAACCAAGGCTACTCCAACAGCTGGGTGTCTAACTCCACAGGAACACTTTTTG GTGAACCGTCCATGGAACTCCTTCTAGTCCCCAATGAGGAGCTGTCAGGCTCAGGGACCCAGAAACTCATGTGTTCTGGGCGGGGCTTCAACCCTCAGATCAAGTGGCTGTCTGGATCTAATC GGTCTGCAGCAGACAATGAGAGAAGGATGAGGGAAGACGGACATGTGGCAGTAACCAGTCATATCACAGTAACACAGCAGGAGTGGAATGAGGGGAAGGACTTCATCTGTGAGGTCATAGACAAAGATCTTCAGAAAACTGTCAGGAAGAGCACCAGTTTATGCACAG CTTTTCCCTCGTCTACTCCATCCATCCACCTGGAGACCCCCAGGTTCAGGACAGTGATGACACAGACTGAGGTAACAGCTACATGTGTGGTCCACTCTGCGTATGACACCAAAGTGTCCTGGCTTCTGGATGGAAAAGACCCAACCAGCAGGACCCCAGTGAACCAGGCCAGCAGCACAACTCAGAGCATCAGCAGTAACCTGACTCTTCCCTCAAGCCAATGGAAAACCCTGAACACAATAACATGCAGAGCTGAACATCGCTGCTTCAACCGCACACAGAGGACCAGCAATGTTAAAG GACCTGCAGTGAGCAGCACTCCCACAGTTCTGATCAGGAGGTCTCTCCCAGACTTACTGGATGGAGACAGTGCTGTGCTGGAGTGTGCCATCACACAACTCTCCTCCAGTGACCTCTACGTCACCTTTCAGGCCAATGGGGTTGATTTCCCTGAGAAACAGTATGTTGATCTGCCTGCCTCCAAAGACCACCATTCACTCACCAGACGGTTCTCTATACCCACATCACACTGGAAGAAAGACAACACTTTCACCTGTAAAGTCAACCAAGGCTACTCCAACAGCTGGGTGTCTAACTCCACAGGAACACTTTTTG GTGAACCGTCCATGGAACTCCTTCTAGTCCCCAATGAGGAGCTGTCAGGCTCAGGGACCCAGAAACTCATGTGTTCTGGGCGGGGCTTCAACCCTCAGATCAAGTGGCTCTCTGTGTCTGCAGCAGCCTATGAGATTAGGATGGGGGAAGACGAACGTGTGGCAGTAACCAGTCATATCACAGTAACACAGCAGGAGTGGAACCAGGGGAAGAACTTCACCTGTGAGGTCATCGACAAGTATCTTCAGAAAGAGGATCTTCAGAAAGTCAGAAAGAGCATCAATATATGTGCAG TGACTCCAATATCGTCTCAGAAAGTGGGGGTGTACCTACAGGGACCCACTCTTCAGGAGCTGAGGACAGGTGGACAGGTGCCTGTCACCTGCCTGCTGGTGGGTCCCAGCCTTGGGGACTTTTCTGTCAGCTGGAAGGTGGATGGGTTTGTGGCTTCTCAAGGTGGGGTCACACGGGCCCCAAAGGACCATTCCAATGGGACACAGACTGAGCAGATCATGTTTAATGTGTCTGCGAGGGATTGGCATGCACACAAACTTGTGTCTTGTGAGGTGAAGCACCGCTGCTCCAGCCAAGCCCAGGTGGAGCATATCACCAAATGCAGAG ATCCCAAGCCACCCTCTATAAAGATAGTGAGACCATCAGATTCTGATCTATGGGGGTCAAATAATGCCACACTGCTTTGCTTGGTGTCTGGGTTCTTCCCCTCTGATGTAATAGTGAATTGGGAGAAGGCCGGCAGTCGTCTACCTTTTTCGCGCTACTCCAGTATCCCATCATTCCTTTATGCAGGGAGCAGCACCTACTCCATGAACAGTAGACTCATCGTGCCCAGGTCCGAGTGGGATCAGAACTCCAATTACTCATGTGCTGTCAGACACGAGTCCTCCGAGAGACCTATCACCCACACAATAGAGAATGTATTTG gctcagTGACCCCCTCTGCACCAACAGCAACCCTGCTCCAGGGTCCCAGTGAGCTCGTCTGCCTGGTGCTTGGCTTCAGCCCTTCGGACATCAACATCACCTGGCTGCTGGACAACGTCACAGAGCTGTGGAACAACAACACTAGCACCACCTACAGGGCACCAGGAGGAAAGTTTGGCATCAGGAGCCACCTGAGCCTGGCACACCAGGACTGGACACCGGGGGCTGTTTACACCTGCAGGGTGACCCACACCACCCAGACTCTGGCCCTGAACATATCCAaaccag AGCTCCTTGGGGTGGAGGGTGTCTTCTTTGACGAGAACAGGTCTGATCCCATTCTGGCGGATACTGCAGAGGAGAACTGGAACATGGCCTGCATCTTCCtggtcctcttcctcatctccctcctctacagtatcacagTCACTCTGGTCAAG aCAAAATGA